A window of Lysobacterales bacterium genomic DNA:
TGCCCTTCTGGGCCTCCCGCAAGCTGCCGGCCGCCAGTGCGCGCTGGATGATGTATTGGTTGAAGCCCCAGTAGGACAGATTCATCACCCACATGCCGCCGAGCAGCACGCTCAGGCCGGGCAGGTTCGACCACTGCGGATTGTCGGGCGAGAGAATCATGTCGAAGCGCTCGGGCATGCGCTCGTACATCGTGGCGAGGCCGACCCAGGCGCCTTGACCCTCTGCGACGCGGTCCAGCGAGATCCAGGCCACGATCAGCCCACCCAGCACCAGCAGGACGACCTGCACGATGTCGGTCATCGCCACCGCCCGCAGCCCGCCGTACAGCGAGTAGGCCAGCGAGAACGCGGCCAGGGCGAGCAGGCCCAGCATCATGTCGAGGCCGGTGAGCGCGTTGATCGCCAGTGCGCCCAGCCACAGCACCGAAGTGAGATTGACGAAGATGTAGACGCCCAGCCAGAAGACGGTCATGACCGTCTTGACGCTGCGGTCGTAGCGCTGTTCGAGGTACTGCGGCATCGTGTAAATGCCCGAGCGCAGCATGACGGGCAGGATGAACTTGCCGACCAGGATCAGGGTGATCGCGGCCATCCATTCGTAGCTGGCGATGGCAAGGCCCATGGCATAGCCCGAGCCGGACATGCCGATGATCTGCTCGGCCGAGATGTTGGCGGCGATCAGTGAGGCGCCCACCGCCCACCAGGGCAGGGCGCGGCCAGCCAGGAAGTAGTCGCTGGCGGTGCGTTCGTGCCCGCGCGGCTCACGCGAGATCCATGTGGCAAGCGCAATCAGGCCGACCGCGTAAATCGCGACAACGGCGAGGTCCAGCGTCGAGAGTGCGGACACGAGGGCTCCTTGGCCCACGCGGTGGACCTTGGGGTGCTTCGGAAAAGAACGGCGCGAAGTCGGGGAGAGCTGCGCGCCGTGTGGCTAACGCGAAGGGCCGCGCGGCGGCGGCTTGCCAGAACCGGCGCGCGGCGGCAGGAACGCCGCGCGCCGCTAGTCGCATCAAAGCGACGCGACCAGACTCGGAGCCTGCAAGCAGGCGCTTAGAACTGGTAGCGCACGCGCAGGCCGTAGGTGCGCGGATCGTTCAGGAAGCGGATGTTCAGCTGCGAACCGACCAGCGCTTTCTGCGAGACGTCATCGCCCAGCAGGTTCGAGCCCCACAGCTCGAAGCGCCAGCTGCTGCCGCCCGGGCTGAAACCCAGGCCCGCATTGATGGTCGTGTAGGCGCTCTGTCGATCCGGGAAGCCGGCTGCCGCCGCGGTTTCGGTGCGGGCAATGGCACCAGAGGTGTTCGACACGAATCGGACGTCGCGGTTGTTGAACTGGGTCAGGTAGTAGGCCGAGCGATAGCTGGCGAGAATCTGCCAGTCGAACAGGCCGTTGCCCAGCTCGAACACATGCTGCAGTCGAGCGTTCAAGGTCAGCTTCGAGGACAGCGGCAGCTCGTTGCCGGAGAGATCGATCTCGGAGGTGATGCCGCCCAGGCCGAAGTCGATGCTGCGTACGTCGGCCACGACGCCGCTCTTGATCTCGGTGTCGAGCAGCAGGGCGTTCAGGCTGAGGGTCCAGTCCTGCGAAAGACTGAGAATGCTCTCGGCTTCAAGTCCCATGATCTCGGACTTGCCGACGTTGCGGTTGGCCAGTGCGAAGCCCGTGGCCTCTCCGGTTTCGGGGTTGAAGGCGATGGCGGTCAGATCCTGGAAGACCTGGTCGCGGTAGTCGTAGTAGAAGCCGGCCAGGTTGAAGGTCGAGCGCCGTCCGAGGAAATCGAAGCTCTGCTTGGAGCCCAGCTCGAACGCGGTGATCTTCTCGGGCTTGTAGGTTTCCGGGATGACGTTGATGTCGAAGCTGTCGTTGAAACCGCCGGACTTGTGGCCGGTGCTGATCGTGCCGTATAGCAGGTGATCGTCCGAGAGGTCCTTCTCGAAGCCGATGCGCCAGTCGTTGAAGTTGAACTCGCTGCTGCCCTCCTGCTGCGCAGGGATGCCGAGCGCGATCCACGGGTGCGAGCCGTTCGGTGTGCAGCTGAGGTTGGTGCCGCCGGTGTCGGGCCGGTCAACGCAGCCGCCGTTGGGGTTGGTGCCGTTCGCGATCGGGCCGATCTGCTGGAAGATCGTGTCGTTTCGGCCCGCTGCCAGAATGCCCTGCAGCAGGAAGCGCGCGCGATCCGCGTTGGTCGTGATGTTGCGAACATCGAAGTTGGGCCGACGGGTCAAGGCCGGCAGGAAGCCCGGCGTGCCGAGTCGCACCGAGAAGCAGCAGCCGTCCGCGGCACCAAGGCCGATCGTCCAGTTGCCGCCGATGCCATAGCGGTACTTGGACTCGTCGGTGTAGCGCAGGCCGCCCTTCAGGCGGAAGGTGTCGGTGACGTCGAAGGTGCCATCGCCGAACACGGCCCAGGATTTGCCGTTGACGTCCGGCATCGTGAATTCGGTGCCGGAGTAGAACACTCCCTTGTCAGCCAGCGAGAACAGGCCGACTTTCTGGTCTTCGTTGAAGTAGAAGCCGCCGGCAGTCCAGCGGAAGCGCGCGGAGTCCGGCGAGAACACCAGCAGCTCATGGGTCTGCGACTTCGACAGGGTCTCCCAGTAGTTGGTCGAGAACAGGTCGTAGTCCGGACGCGAGCCGTCGCTGCTGCCGGGCGGGCGCTGGGTCAGGTTGCGGCCCGGCCAGTTGACGCCCGCGCTGTTGGCGTTCGTCTGGGTGTAGTCCACGTCGCGGTACGACGTGTTGTACTCCACCCGCAGGCCACCGAAGTCGTAGCCGATGCTCGCCATCACGCCCTTGTTGGTCGAGTCCAGCGTGCCCTGGTTGCCGAAGTACACAACCTCGCGCAGGTCGATGTCGTCAGGGTTGAAGCCTTGCAGCGCGGCGCCGTAGATGTTCGCGCCGGGGTAGCCGGTGCCGCCTTCCTGTCCGTAGTCACCCATCACGAAAACACGCAGCGCCTCATTCGGCTCCCACAGGAAGGACACGCGCGCGGCGTCCTCGTTCTGATAGCCGGCGGGCTTCAGCGAACGGTCGCCCACGTTCGTGTACGAGGTTTCCTTCTCGACGTGATAGCCGGAAACGCGCAACGCAGCCGTCTGCCCGAGCGGCAGGTTCAAGCCGAACTCGCCGCCGACGTGGTCGCGGCTGCCGAACTCGCCCAGTGCATAGCCACTGGTCTCGCCCAGCTGCGGCTTGACGGTGACGATGTTGAGGGTGCCGCCGAGCGCATTGCGGCCGCGCACGGTGCCCTGCGGACCCTTGTTCACCTCAACGCGCTCGACGTCGAAGAACATCGCGCCGAGGCCGCGCGGGCGCGCGATGTAGGCGCCGTTGATATGCGGCGCTGCACCCGGGTCGCCCAGCTCGGTGTTGTTCGATGAGCCGACGCCGCGAATGAAGATTTCGACGTTGCCTTCCTGGTTCGCGATGCTGAGGCCAGGAACGGCGACCTGCACATTGCGCAGCTCGTTGTTGATGCCGAGCGCCTTCAGTTCCTCACCGCTGAAGGCCTGGGCGGTGCCCGCGTACTTCTGCAGGTCCTGCTCGCGCCGGTCTACCGTAACGGTAATCGTGTCTAGCTCCTTGGCGCGATCCTCTTCGGTGGGCTCCTGCGCAAGTACAGGTGCGGCAAGCACCACGGCGGTGAGTGCCACGGCTGTCGCGACGGCCAGACGGTGACGGCGCGGCGTCGGCCGGCCCAGGTTGTTGGTGCTGCGCATTGTCGAACCCCTCCCGGCGCCTGCGGCTGTCTACGCCCGTACGCCCGTTGTCTTTACCAATCTCACCCGACGCGGC
This region includes:
- a CDS encoding sodium/solute symporter (Members of the Solute:Sodium Symporter (SSS), TC 2.A.21 as described in tcdb.org, catalyze solute:Na+ symport. Known solutes for members of the family include sugars, amino acids, nucleosides, inositols, vitamins, urea or anions, depending on the system.) — encoded protein: MSALSTLDLAVVAIYAVGLIALATWISREPRGHERTASDYFLAGRALPWWAVGASLIAANISAEQIIGMSGSGYAMGLAIASYEWMAAITLILVGKFILPVMLRSGIYTMPQYLEQRYDRSVKTVMTVFWLGVYIFVNLTSVLWLGALAINALTGLDMMLGLLALAAFSLAYSLYGGLRAVAMTDIVQVVLLVLGGLIVAWISLDRVAEGQGAWVGLATMYERMPERFDMILSPDNPQWSNLPGLSVLLGGMWVMNLSYWGFNQYIIQRALAAGSLREAQKGILFAAFLKMLMPLIIVVPGMAALFLVPDLSAPDQAYPEMMKLAPAGIRGLIFAALIAAIVSSVGSMMNSVATLFTMDLLRQFHPHTSEHGLVRSGRIVGAVSLVIAVVCARPLLDGFDQAFQYIQEFTGFFTPGICAIFLLGVFVRQTTAMGALAAALGSFLLSIAARVWLPDLPFMDRVGYVFLACCALALGISALQGWKMQAKSQPLPAGGFATSTGFNIGAALVTAVLIVIYVGLG
- a CDS encoding TonB-dependent receptor; translation: MRSTNNLGRPTPRRHRLAVATAVALTAVVLAAPVLAQEPTEEDRAKELDTITVTVDRREQDLQKYAGTAQAFSGEELKALGINNELRNVQVAVPGLSIANQEGNVEIFIRGVGSSNNTELGDPGAAPHINGAYIARPRGLGAMFFDVERVEVNKGPQGTVRGRNALGGTLNIVTVKPQLGETSGYALGEFGSRDHVGGEFGLNLPLGQTAALRVSGYHVEKETSYTNVGDRSLKPAGYQNEDAARVSFLWEPNEALRVFVMGDYGQEGGTGYPGANIYGAALQGFNPDDIDLREVVYFGNQGTLDSTNKGVMASIGYDFGGLRVEYNTSYRDVDYTQTNANSAGVNWPGRNLTQRPPGSSDGSRPDYDLFSTNYWETLSKSQTHELLVFSPDSARFRWTAGGFYFNEDQKVGLFSLADKGVFYSGTEFTMPDVNGKSWAVFGDGTFDVTDTFRLKGGLRYTDESKYRYGIGGNWTIGLGAADGCCFSVRLGTPGFLPALTRRPNFDVRNITTNADRARFLLQGILAAGRNDTIFQQIGPIANGTNPNGGCVDRPDTGGTNLSCTPNGSHPWIALGIPAQQEGSSEFNFNDWRIGFEKDLSDDHLLYGTISTGHKSGGFNDSFDINVIPETYKPEKITAFELGSKQSFDFLGRRSTFNLAGFYYDYRDQVFQDLTAIAFNPETGEATGFALANRNVGKSEIMGLEAESILSLSQDWTLSLNALLLDTEIKSGVVADVRSIDFGLGGITSEIDLSGNELPLSSKLTLNARLQHVFELGNGLFDWQILASYRSAYYLTQFNNRDVRFVSNTSGAIARTETAAAAGFPDRQSAYTTINAGLGFSPGGSSWRFELWGSNLLGDDVSQKALVGSQLNIRFLNDPRTYGLRVRYQF